One Candida dubliniensis CD36 chromosome 1, complete sequence genomic region harbors:
- a CDS encoding alpha-1,6-mannosyltransferase, putative (Similar to S. cerevisiae MNN11;~Similar to C. albicans MNN11): MFGVGKSGTFKPKYGKSNYPSSSSSSSSFLPLPATFHQINRKKRLPLILIILLFIWYICFNSFLSPFPYLFSKSITKKNYPRAHPLTSTQFIETSSKYIYPPIEHAPLLKQLTTRKLFIEHTFKENGIDKTGIKSLNFLDDPHENLQKIKEKEENDNSPLNAAKNYFKNQDKIVFKPKKSSSSSNKYPEIVIVTAVDFNKYSLDGLTKIVQNRVDYAHLQNYGVYVRWSEEFLPILNNFQYLDDKERIKWIRVYCMKAAMFAFPKTKWFWYLDQDGLIMNMNINIYDYILNPEILNSIMLRDLPLIPPDGIIKTYKNAQANSIRFLLIQSNQKIETNSFLMKNDFIGKSMIDIWGDNLYFQYPNFPYGPDSALTHILQWHPFILSKTTIIPAKTIGSSHNFNDNSPKNLIYEDGDFVAQWSNCKNPTDCENILNIYYKKLKKDLKT, from the coding sequence ATGTTTGGAGTTGGTAAATCAGGAACTTTTAAACCAAAATATGGCAAGAGTAACTAcccatcttcttcatcatcatcatcatcatttttacCTCTACCTGCTAcatttcatcaaattaatcgaaagaaaagattaccactaatattaattatattattatttatatggtatatttgttttaattcatttttatcaCCATTTccatatttattttctaaatccattactaaaaaaaattatcctCGAGCTCATCCATTAACTAGTACTCAATTTATAGAAACTTCatcaaaatatatttatccTCCAATTGAACATGCTCcattattaaaacaattaactACAAggaaattatttattgaacatacatttaaagaaaatggaattgataaaactggaattaaatcattaaattttttagaTGATCCTCatgaaaatttacaaaaaattaaagaaaaagaagaaaatgataatcTGCCATTAAATGCTGctaaaaattattttaaaaatcaagataaaattgtttttaaaCCTAAAAAATCTAGTAGTTCATCTAATAAATATCCTGAAATTGTCATTGTTACTGctgttgattttaataaatattcattAGATGGATTAACtaaaattgttcaaaatcGAGTAGATTATGCTCATTTACAAAATTATGGAGTTTATGTTAGATGGTCAGAAGAATTTTTACCTATActtaataattttcaatatttagatgataaagaaagaattaaatgGATTAGAGTTTATTGTATGAAAGCAGCAATGTTTGCCTTCCCGAAAACAAAATGGTTTTGGTATTTAGATCAAGATGGTTTAattatgaatatgaatattaatatttatgattatatattaaatccagaaattttaaattcaataatgttAAGAGATTTACCTTTAATTCCTCCTGATGGAATTATAAAAACTTATAAAAATGCTCAAGCTAATTCTATTagatttttattaattcaatcaaatcaaaaaattgaaactaattcatttttaatgaaaaatgattttattgGTAAATCAATGATTGATATTTGGGGTGATaatctttattttcaatatccAAATTTCCCTTATGGACCAGATTCAGCTTTAACTCATATTTTACAATGGCATCCATTTATTTTAAGTAAAACTACTATTATACCAGCCAAAACTATTGGTTCAAGTcataattttaatgataattcacctaaaaatttgatttatgaAGATGGTGATTTTGTTGCTCAATGGAGTAATTGTAAAAATCCTACTGATTgtgaaaatattttaaatatttattataaaaaattgaaaaaagatttaaagacatga